The following is a genomic window from Acidimicrobiia bacterium.
TCGTCCGGCGCGACCCGATCACCGGTGAGATCGATCTCACCGAGCGCGGCACCCCCAATGGAGAAGGCGTCAGCGTCGACTTGACTCGGCTCCGCAGCGTCGACGACTACGAGGTTGCGCTCGTGCTGGCGCGGCACGTCGCCTCGATCCAGCTCCAGCGCCAGGAGTTTCGAGCCGACACCCTGACGATTCGAGGCGCCGACCTCGACGTGCTGGCGAGTTCGGTGGGGCTGAGCCCGGAAGAGTTGAGGAACCGGCTCGGCGCCCTCCGCCTAGTGGCGGAAACCCGCGACGACTGTCTGCCCGATAGCGAACGGGCATATCAGTA
Proteins encoded in this region:
- a CDS encoding helix-turn-helix transcriptional regulator → MTTGSRDRAAGMSVSASSVGARLRAVRRRRGLSLQEVEGLSDQAFKAGVLSAYERGERAISVSRLLQLAELYGVPVGYFVRRDPITGEIDLTERGTPNGEGVSVDLTRLRSVDDYEVALVLARHVASIQLQRQEFRADTLTIRGADLDVLASSVGLSPEELRNRLGALRLVAETRDDCLPDSERAYQ